A genomic stretch from Prochlorococcus marinus str. MIT 9312 includes:
- a CDS encoding rod shape-determining protein: protein MIFNRFKFSRDIGIDLGTANTLIHVSGKGVVLQEPSVVAMDLEEGIPLAVGKEAKLMLGRTPGNIRAVRPLRDGVIADFDAAEQMIKTFIQKCNEGKGIVAPRIVIGIPSGVTSVERRAVREAGLAGAREVHLIDEPVAAAIGASLPVTEPIGTMIVDIGGGTTEVAVLSLGGTVLSESVRIAGDEINESIALYLKKVHNLVVGERTAEDIKIKIGSAFPDDDFDKTTLEVRGLHLLSGLPRSVTLTSGEIREAMAETLSKIVEAVKRTLERTPPELAADIVDRGIMLAGGGALVRGINDLLSDETGIFTHIAENPLLCVVNGCGEVLDDFKKLKRVVDTPDFIRNAIRD from the coding sequence GTGATTTTTAACAGATTTAAATTTTCTAGAGATATTGGCATAGATTTGGGAACTGCCAATACACTTATACATGTATCAGGTAAGGGGGTTGTTTTACAAGAGCCTTCTGTGGTAGCTATGGATTTAGAAGAAGGGATTCCATTGGCTGTTGGTAAAGAAGCAAAGTTAATGCTTGGAAGGACCCCTGGCAATATAAGAGCTGTAAGACCACTAAGAGATGGAGTTATCGCAGATTTTGATGCTGCAGAACAAATGATAAAAACATTTATTCAAAAATGTAACGAAGGCAAAGGTATAGTAGCCCCAAGAATCGTGATTGGTATTCCAAGCGGAGTTACCAGTGTTGAGCGAAGAGCAGTAAGAGAAGCTGGATTAGCCGGAGCTAGAGAAGTTCACTTAATTGATGAACCTGTTGCAGCAGCAATAGGAGCATCACTACCAGTGACTGAGCCAATTGGAACTATGATTGTTGATATTGGTGGTGGTACTACTGAGGTTGCAGTATTAAGTTTGGGCGGAACTGTATTAAGTGAATCTGTTCGAATAGCTGGCGACGAAATAAATGAATCAATTGCGCTATATCTTAAAAAAGTTCACAATTTAGTTGTTGGAGAGAGAACTGCAGAAGATATCAAAATCAAAATTGGATCTGCATTTCCAGATGATGATTTTGATAAAACTACTTTAGAAGTGAGAGGTTTACATCTTTTATCTGGTCTACCAAGGTCAGTCACTTTGACATCAGGAGAAATTAGAGAGGCCATGGCGGAAACACTAAGTAAAATAGTGGAAGCTGTCAAAAGAACTTTAGAGCGAACCCCCCCTGAACTTGCTGCAGATATTGTTGACAGGGGGATTATGCTTGCAGGAGGTGGAGCTTTAGTCAGAGGAATTAATGATTTATTGAGCGATGAAACAGGAATTTTTACTCACATAGCAGAAAACCCATTGCTGTGCGTAGTTAATGGTTGTGGAGAGGTTTTGGATGATTTTAAAAAACTGAAAAGAGTTGTCGATACTCCAGACTTTATAAGGAACGCCATAAGAGATTAA
- a CDS encoding single-stranded DNA-binding protein has protein sequence MEINTINLVGRAGREPDVRYFESGSIVANFTLAVNRRSRDEEPDWFNLEIWGKQAQIAADYVKKGSLIGITGSFKIDSWKDKNTGEDRYKPVVRVDRLNLLSSRKESENNQYSNNSSNSSEIPF, from the coding sequence ATGGAAATTAACACTATTAACCTAGTTGGCAGAGCTGGAAGAGAACCAGATGTCAGATATTTTGAATCTGGCAGTATCGTAGCGAATTTCACTCTTGCAGTGAATAGAAGAAGCAGAGATGAAGAACCAGATTGGTTTAATTTAGAAATATGGGGCAAACAAGCTCAAATAGCAGCAGATTACGTTAAAAAAGGATCTTTAATTGGAATTACAGGGAGCTTTAAAATTGATAGTTGGAAAGATAAAAATACTGGTGAAGATAGATACAAACCAGTTGTTAGGGTAGATAGATTAAACTTACTAAGCTCCCGAAAAGAATCTGAAAATAACCAATATTCTAACAACAGTAGTAACTCCAGCGAAATCCCTTTCTAA
- a CDS encoding DedA family protein encodes MNLIFINFLTSIPDYISLAVEKNSTIAYLTICLAMFLENIIPPIPSEIIMPLGGFFVYQQKLNFYILVFWGLLGTILGSLPWYYLGRLVNEKRLSIFLDKKGKYLGISSNDLNKSKRWFDKYGVSLVFWGRLVPGIRTLISVPAGIELMPLRKFLIWTTFGSFIWVALLTYAGYLFGENYPIIETYLDQIKYFVKPILILIFLYFFIKLLIRFLKNNRA; translated from the coding sequence TTGAATTTAATTTTTATAAATTTTCTTACTTCAATCCCTGACTATATTAGTTTGGCTGTTGAAAAGAATTCAACAATTGCATACCTAACAATTTGTTTGGCTATGTTTTTAGAAAACATAATACCTCCAATCCCTTCAGAAATAATAATGCCGTTGGGAGGATTTTTTGTTTATCAACAAAAATTAAATTTCTACATTTTAGTTTTTTGGGGGTTATTAGGAACGATTCTAGGATCATTGCCTTGGTATTACTTAGGTAGATTAGTAAATGAAAAAAGACTTTCAATTTTTTTAGATAAAAAAGGAAAATATTTAGGAATTTCTTCTAATGATTTAAATAAAAGTAAAAGGTGGTTTGATAAATACGGGGTTTCTTTAGTTTTTTGGGGCCGATTAGTACCAGGTATAAGAACGTTAATTTCAGTTCCTGCTGGTATAGAACTTATGCCATTAAGAAAATTCTTGATTTGGACTACATTTGGTAGCTTTATATGGGTCGCACTTCTCACTTATGCAGGATATTTATTTGGTGAAAATTATCCAATAATTGAAACTTATTTAGATCAAATCAAATATTTTGTAAAGCCAATTTTAATTTTAATTTTCTTATATTTTTTTATAAAACTACTTATTAGATTTTTAAAAAACAATAGAGCTTAG
- the ahcY gene encoding adenosylhomocysteinase codes for MVIANSVKSSTTNYVVADISLSDFGRKEIKIAETEMPGLMALRDKYQSEKPLKGAKIAGSLHMTIQTAVLIETLVDLGAEVKWASCNIFSTQDHAAAAIADQGISVYAKKGETLDEYWQYTHCILDWGADSPNMILDDGGDATGLLILGSKAEKDLSVLDNPGNEEEIALFNSIKYKLETDSDFYSRIKSNIIGVTEETTTGVARLYQLQKQNALPFPAINVNDSVTKSKFDNLYGCRESLVDSIKRATDVMIAGKVALVMGFGDVGKGSAQSLRGLGAIVKVAEVDPICALQAAMEGFSVVTLDDVVEDIDIFVTATGNYQVITNKNLVKMKDEAIVCNIGHFDNEIDVASLKDYPWENIKPQVDHITLPSGNKIILLAEGRLVNLGCATGHPSFVMSNSFTNQVLAQIELFNKSEKYAKEVYVLPKHLDEMVARLHLDKIGAKLTKLTEEQADYINVSVEGPYKPELYRY; via the coding sequence ATGGTTATCGCAAATTCAGTTAAAAGCTCCACAACTAATTACGTAGTTGCTGATATATCTTTATCAGATTTTGGTCGTAAAGAAATTAAAATTGCCGAAACGGAAATGCCTGGATTAATGGCACTTAGAGATAAATATCAATCTGAAAAGCCACTAAAAGGGGCAAAAATAGCTGGAAGTCTTCATATGACTATTCAGACAGCAGTCTTAATAGAAACTCTTGTTGATCTTGGTGCAGAAGTGAAATGGGCTTCATGCAATATTTTTTCAACTCAAGATCATGCTGCAGCAGCTATTGCAGATCAAGGAATTTCTGTGTATGCAAAAAAAGGTGAGACTCTTGATGAATATTGGCAATATACCCACTGTATCCTTGATTGGGGTGCAGACTCTCCAAATATGATTCTTGATGATGGGGGAGATGCAACTGGCTTATTGATACTTGGTAGTAAAGCAGAAAAAGATTTATCTGTTTTAGATAATCCCGGTAATGAAGAAGAAATTGCTTTATTCAATTCTATCAAGTATAAGTTGGAAACTGATAGTGACTTCTATTCTAGAATTAAGAGTAATATCATTGGTGTCACTGAAGAAACTACAACGGGAGTTGCAAGACTTTATCAACTGCAAAAGCAAAATGCTCTACCTTTCCCTGCTATCAATGTTAATGATTCAGTAACTAAGAGCAAATTTGATAATTTATATGGTTGCCGAGAATCTCTAGTTGACAGCATAAAGCGTGCAACTGACGTGATGATTGCAGGTAAGGTCGCTTTAGTAATGGGTTTTGGAGATGTAGGTAAAGGTTCAGCCCAGTCTCTAAGAGGACTTGGTGCAATTGTAAAAGTTGCTGAAGTTGATCCAATTTGTGCTCTTCAAGCGGCAATGGAAGGTTTTAGCGTTGTTACATTAGACGATGTTGTGGAAGATATAGATATATTTGTTACAGCTACTGGGAACTATCAGGTTATAACAAACAAAAATCTTGTCAAGATGAAAGACGAGGCCATAGTCTGTAATATCGGCCATTTCGATAATGAAATTGATGTGGCTTCATTGAAAGATTATCCATGGGAAAATATTAAGCCGCAGGTTGATCACATAACTTTACCGAGTGGTAATAAAATAATCCTTTTAGCTGAAGGTAGATTAGTTAATTTAGGTTGTGCCACTGGACATCCAAGCTTTGTTATGAGTAATTCGTTTACTAATCAAGTACTAGCTCAAATTGAACTTTTCAATAAGTCAGAAAAATATGCTAAGGAGGTTTATGTTTTACCAAAACATTTAGATGAAATGGTAGCTAGATTACATCTTGATAAAATTGGTGCAAAATTAACAAAATTAACTGAAGAACAGGCTGATTATATTAATGTTTCTGTTGAAGGTCCTTATAAACCAGAGCTTTATAGATACTAA
- the tsaE gene encoding tRNA (adenosine(37)-N6)-threonylcarbamoyltransferase complex ATPase subunit type 1 TsaE, protein MFIENLKETLNLGKKLSHKLNPQSIVLLKGPIGAGKTSFVQGIAKGLSISEDITSPTFALSHHYNSGKIPLIHLDLYRLENVSSAKEVFFSEEEEAIQRQAILVIEWPELIEPVIDNFWKIEISYAKNHGRHYEIRDPKNFLTFS, encoded by the coding sequence GTGTTTATTGAGAATTTAAAAGAGACTTTAAATTTAGGAAAAAAACTCTCACACAAATTAAATCCCCAATCAATTGTTTTATTAAAGGGTCCAATTGGGGCTGGGAAAACTTCATTTGTTCAAGGGATTGCAAAAGGCTTATCAATCTCTGAGGACATTACAAGCCCTACATTTGCTTTATCGCATCACTATAACTCCGGCAAAATTCCACTAATTCACCTTGATTTATACAGGTTAGAAAATGTTTCTTCAGCAAAAGAAGTTTTTTTTTCAGAAGAAGAAGAGGCAATACAAAGACAAGCTATTTTAGTTATTGAATGGCCAGAATTAATAGAACCAGTTATTGATAATTTCTGGAAAATAGAAATTAGTTACGCAAAAAATCATGGAAGACACTACGAAATAAGAGATCCCAAAAATTTCTTAACCTTCTCATAA
- a CDS encoding carbohydrate kinase family protein yields the protein MKKKKVICIGEALIDRIRNKSNQGFTDFLGGAPANVACALRKLKIDSTFIGSLGSDDYGKKFITQFSELDVNLDFLQLDNDSSTRVVNVDRDQFGDRFFSGFEESSHSCFADEVLSKKLIEKEILNLEKSLLETQYLVTGTILLSSPISAETIFFLLEQAKKFEVKIVIDLNWREVFWDHSSFSSEISKSAKVKLIKNFLNNANVLKLAKEEATLFFEDENPFRISQQLSNRPDVIITDGKNPVAWYINGLQGITETPTSQKIVDTTGAGDAFLAGLISKLISSGYPSNELEIEDCIKFAGVCGLLTCLGEGAIEQQPYYEKVKKFLGSLIS from the coding sequence ATGAAAAAGAAAAAGGTCATATGTATTGGAGAGGCTTTAATAGACAGAATCAGAAATAAGTCAAATCAAGGATTTACAGATTTTTTGGGAGGTGCGCCGGCTAATGTTGCTTGTGCATTAAGAAAATTAAAAATAGATTCAACATTTATAGGAAGTTTGGGTAGTGATGATTATGGAAAAAAATTTATTACGCAATTTAGTGAATTGGACGTTAATTTAGATTTCTTGCAATTAGATAATGATTCATCTACTCGCGTGGTTAATGTTGATAGAGATCAATTTGGAGATCGTTTTTTTTCAGGCTTTGAGGAAAGTTCTCATTCATGCTTTGCAGACGAAGTTCTTAGTAAGAAATTAATCGAAAAAGAAATTTTAAATTTGGAGAAATCTTTGCTAGAAACACAATATTTGGTTACAGGAACGATCTTATTATCATCTCCAATATCAGCAGAGACTATTTTTTTTCTTCTTGAACAGGCTAAAAAATTTGAAGTCAAAATAGTTATTGATTTGAATTGGAGAGAGGTCTTTTGGGATCATTCAAGTTTTTCATCAGAAATTAGTAAATCCGCGAAAGTTAAGTTAATCAAGAACTTTTTAAATAATGCAAATGTTTTAAAACTTGCCAAGGAAGAAGCAACTTTGTTTTTTGAGGATGAAAATCCCTTCCGAATATCTCAACAATTGTCTAATAGACCAGATGTAATAATAACTGATGGGAAAAATCCCGTTGCATGGTATATCAATGGATTGCAGGGAATTACCGAAACTCCTACTTCACAAAAAATTGTCGATACTACTGGTGCAGGCGATGCTTTTCTAGCTGGCTTAATTTCAAAATTAATTTCTTCTGGCTATCCTTCAAATGAACTAGAGATAGAAGATTGCATTAAGTTCGCAGGTGTTTGTGGATTATTAACTTGTCTAGGTGAAGGGGCCATCGAGCAACAGCCATATTATGAGAAGGTTAAGAAATTTTTGGGATCTCTTATTTCGTAG
- a CDS encoding alpha/beta fold hydrolase — translation MSLNKSETWKWKNWEISWSLSKESTSEKNIKILLVHGFGASKNHWRHNQDFLGKFSNCFAIDLLGFGESSQPSALLNYEPYKENSIKYSFDLWSDQISTFCSEVIKSPVYLVGNSIGGVIALKAAEILKDNCKGVILIDCAQRTMDDKRLKKSDVLMNLLRPVLKTLVRQRIISNTLFMRAANPKVIKQILRKAYPSGKNIDEELIEILYQPSKRKNSKEAFRGFINLFDDYLAPDLFDKVDTPIQLIWGEKDPWESLNEAKEWEKKFRNIKRLDIIKDAGHCPHDEKPEETNKLICEFLQETK, via the coding sequence GTGTCTTTAAATAAATCTGAAACTTGGAAGTGGAAAAATTGGGAAATTTCTTGGTCTTTATCAAAAGAATCTACTTCTGAAAAAAATATTAAAATTTTATTAGTTCATGGATTTGGGGCATCAAAAAACCACTGGAGACATAATCAAGATTTCCTTGGGAAATTTTCTAACTGCTTCGCAATTGACTTACTAGGATTCGGAGAAAGCAGTCAGCCTAGTGCTTTATTAAATTACGAACCTTATAAAGAGAATTCAATTAAATATTCATTTGATTTATGGAGTGATCAAATATCGACCTTTTGTTCAGAAGTAATAAAATCTCCTGTTTACTTGGTAGGGAACTCAATTGGTGGTGTTATTGCATTGAAAGCTGCTGAAATTCTCAAAGATAATTGTAAAGGTGTCATTTTAATTGATTGTGCGCAAAGAACTATGGATGATAAACGCTTGAAAAAAAGTGATGTTTTAATGAATTTACTTAGGCCCGTATTAAAAACATTAGTAAGACAAAGAATAATTAGTAATACACTTTTTATGAGAGCTGCTAATCCAAAAGTTATAAAACAAATCCTAAGAAAAGCTTACCCCTCAGGAAAAAATATCGATGAAGAATTAATTGAAATTCTATATCAACCCTCTAAAAGGAAAAACTCTAAAGAAGCATTTCGTGGCTTTATTAACTTATTTGATGACTATCTTGCTCCAGACCTGTTCGATAAGGTTGATACTCCAATCCAATTGATTTGGGGAGAAAAAGATCCTTGGGAATCCTTAAATGAAGCAAAAGAGTGGGAGAAAAAATTCAGGAATATCAAAAGATTAGATATTATTAAAGATGCTGGTCATTGTCCCCATGATGAAAAACCTGAAGAAACCAATAAGTTAATATGTGAATTTCTTCAGGAAACAAAATAG
- a CDS encoding RpoD/SigA family RNA polymerase sigma factor has translation MSSETLSENKLATISSLKASNDVDLVRSYLRDIGRVPLLSHEQEITLGRQVQEYMQVERAELEIIELTGDKPSIEELSSKLNLSIPIIKKRLRAGQRAKERMVAANLRLVVSVAKKYTKRNMELLDLIQEGTIGLVRGVEKFDPARGYKFSTYAYWWIRQGITRAIAEKSRAIRLPIHITEMLNKLKKGQRELSQEMSRTPTVSELAKYVELPEEDVKDLMCKAGQPVSLETKVGDGEDTVLLDLLAGGEDLPDEQIEMDCMRGDLHSLLHQLPDLQCRVLRMRYGMDGDEPMSLTGIGRVLGISRDRVRNLERDGLRGLRRLSDNVEAYFVS, from the coding sequence ATGTCTTCTGAAACATTAAGTGAGAATAAATTAGCAACAATATCAAGTTTAAAGGCTAGTAATGATGTTGACCTTGTTAGATCTTATTTAAGAGATATAGGTAGAGTTCCTCTATTATCTCACGAGCAAGAAATTACTCTTGGTAGGCAAGTCCAAGAATATATGCAAGTTGAAAGAGCAGAATTGGAAATTATTGAATTAACAGGAGATAAGCCAAGTATTGAGGAATTATCTAGCAAATTAAATTTATCAATTCCAATAATCAAGAAACGATTGCGAGCTGGACAAAGGGCTAAAGAAAGAATGGTTGCCGCTAATTTAAGGTTGGTAGTAAGTGTTGCAAAAAAATATACTAAAAGAAATATGGAATTATTAGATTTAATCCAGGAGGGAACTATAGGGCTTGTAAGGGGTGTAGAAAAATTTGATCCAGCTAGAGGCTACAAGTTTTCAACATATGCATACTGGTGGATTAGACAAGGCATTACTAGAGCGATAGCTGAAAAAAGTAGGGCAATAAGGCTTCCAATTCACATAACTGAAATGTTGAATAAGTTGAAAAAAGGTCAAAGAGAGTTGAGTCAAGAAATGTCTAGAACTCCAACAGTGAGTGAACTTGCTAAATACGTAGAGCTTCCTGAAGAAGATGTTAAAGATTTGATGTGCAAAGCTGGACAGCCAGTTAGTCTGGAAACAAAAGTTGGCGATGGTGAAGACACTGTCTTATTAGATTTACTAGCAGGCGGCGAGGATTTGCCAGACGAGCAAATAGAGATGGATTGTATGAGAGGCGATCTTCATTCTCTTTTGCATCAATTACCAGACCTGCAATGTAGAGTTTTAAGAATGAGATATGGAATGGATGGTGATGAGCCAATGTCTCTTACAGGTATAGGAAGAGTACTAGGAATAAGTAGGGATAGAGTAAGAAACCTAGAACGAGATGGATTAAGAGGTTTGAGAAGACTTAGTGATAATGTAGAAGCCTATTTTGTTTCCTGA
- the mgtE gene encoding magnesium transporter, whose protein sequence is MNEDNLETVTSLPSDLSTRENITIQLEELLVAGNYDEAKLLLEPSQPVDIADAIGSLPLILQALAFRLLKKNEAIEVYEYLDPIVQQTLLDRLRSGEVLEIVEKMSPDDRVQLFDELPAKVVRKFLSALSPGERKVTAELLGYEPETAGRLMTTEFIDLKEMQTAAEALALVRKRAPYTETIYSLYVTDKERHLTGILSLRDLVTADPSKPIGDVMTKDVVNISTNTNQEEVARAIQRYDFLALPVVDKEKRLVGIVTVDDLIDVIEQEATRDIYAAGAVQPGDEDDYFQSSLFTIARRRILWLLILVLANGLTTKVIAMNDQILKEIVLLAAFIPLLIGTGGNVGAQSSTVVIRGLSTQKLKSLGAIKAVVKEAITGALLGVLMMLVVFPFAWWQGEGPLIASAVGISLISITTLAATTGAILPLLFDRMRLDPALMSSPFITTITDIAGVFIYLSTAKWLLSLSLI, encoded by the coding sequence ATGAATGAAGATAATCTTGAAACTGTTACATCCTTACCTTCAGATTTAAGTACTCGAGAAAATATTACTATTCAACTGGAAGAATTGCTCGTCGCAGGAAATTATGATGAGGCAAAGTTACTTTTAGAACCTTCTCAACCTGTTGATATTGCAGATGCTATTGGAAGTCTTCCATTAATATTGCAGGCATTAGCATTTCGATTACTAAAGAAAAATGAGGCGATTGAGGTTTATGAATATTTAGATCCAATAGTTCAGCAAACTTTATTGGATAGACTTCGTTCGGGAGAAGTTTTAGAAATCGTTGAGAAAATGTCTCCTGATGATAGGGTTCAACTCTTTGACGAATTACCTGCAAAAGTTGTAAGAAAATTTCTGTCTGCTCTAAGTCCTGGTGAAAGGAAAGTAACAGCTGAATTGCTTGGATATGAGCCTGAAACTGCTGGAAGATTAATGACAACTGAATTCATAGATCTTAAAGAGATGCAAACGGCAGCCGAGGCTCTTGCTTTAGTCAGAAAAAGAGCTCCATATACAGAAACAATTTATAGTTTATATGTTACAGACAAGGAAAGACATTTAACTGGTATTCTTTCTTTGAGAGACCTTGTAACTGCTGATCCCTCTAAGCCAATTGGAGATGTTATGACTAAAGATGTAGTTAATATTTCTACTAATACGAATCAAGAAGAGGTGGCAAGAGCAATACAAAGATATGACTTTTTAGCGCTCCCAGTTGTCGATAAAGAAAAAAGACTTGTTGGGATAGTAACTGTTGATGATTTAATTGATGTTATAGAGCAAGAAGCCACAAGAGATATTTATGCAGCGGGGGCAGTTCAACCTGGAGATGAAGATGATTATTTTCAAAGTAGTTTATTTACGATAGCTCGAAGAAGAATTTTGTGGTTGTTGATTTTGGTTTTGGCAAATGGTTTGACGACAAAAGTTATAGCGATGAATGATCAAATATTAAAAGAAATAGTTTTGCTAGCTGCATTTATTCCACTGCTAATAGGTACTGGGGGAAATGTTGGAGCTCAGAGTTCAACAGTTGTCATTAGAGGTTTAAGTACTCAAAAATTGAAGTCTCTTGGTGCAATTAAGGCGGTAGTTAAGGAGGCAATCACAGGCGCTCTATTAGGTGTTTTGATGATGCTAGTTGTATTTCCTTTCGCTTGGTGGCAAGGAGAAGGTCCTTTAATAGCCTCTGCAGTAGGAATAAGTTTAATATCTATAACGACTTTAGCTGCTACAACAGGCGCTATTCTCCCATTGTTGTTTGACAGGATGAGACTGGATCCAGCCTTAATGTCCTCTCCTTTCATAACAACTATCACTGATATTGCAGGTGTATTTATATATCTAAGTACCGCAAAATGGCTATTAAGCCTTTCGTTGATTTAA
- a CDS encoding CrcB family protein, which translates to MLLFRLLFDANYKMKIKIYIYILLACYIASFLRLFINNNFIVSIIGSLLFGFFIDKRLSYSIEKIILSGFFSCFTSFSGFIYFLYKVFNQGDLMKFIIFCNLIIIINLLVMYFGFWISRKIT; encoded by the coding sequence ATGCTTTTATTTAGGTTATTATTTGATGCAAATTATAAAATGAAAATAAAAATTTATATTTATATTCTTTTAGCTTGTTATATAGCTTCTTTTTTAAGATTATTTATAAATAATAATTTCATTGTTTCAATCATTGGATCATTACTTTTTGGTTTTTTTATTGACAAAAGATTAAGTTACTCGATAGAAAAAATTATATTAAGCGGTTTTTTTTCGTGCTTTACATCTTTTAGCGGATTTATATATTTTTTGTATAAAGTTTTTAATCAAGGAGACTTGATGAAATTCATAATTTTTTGTAATTTAATTATTATTATAAATTTATTGGTAATGTATTTTGGGTTTTGGATAAGTAGAAAAATTACTTAG
- a CDS encoding FluC/FEX family fluoride channel yields MDITAISLVLFGSTFGLIFRMFIQNNLKINIGFNIQNTSIVNFIASFFLGILLALNLTNNNLLLLFYIGFLGCFSTFSSFIYQLFVLLQKRKFMHLFFHYFEVIIISFICFYLGYYLMQIIK; encoded by the coding sequence TTGGATATTACTGCCATAAGTCTTGTTTTATTTGGGAGTACTTTTGGATTAATATTTAGGATGTTCATACAAAATAATTTAAAAATTAATATAGGTTTTAATATTCAAAATACTTCAATAGTTAATTTCATAGCATCATTTTTTTTAGGAATTTTATTAGCATTAAATCTTACTAATAACAACTTATTATTGTTATTTTATATTGGATTTTTAGGATGTTTTAGTACATTTTCTTCTTTTATATATCAACTATTTGTTTTATTGCAAAAGAGGAAATTTATGCATTTATTTTTTCACTATTTCGAGGTAATAATAATTTCCTTTATATGCTTTTATTTAGGTTATTATTTGATGCAAATTATAAAATGA